The genomic stretch GTACGAGACGTTCACCCTCGACTGTCCGCTGTTTAAAAGTCGCATCGTCGTTGACGACGTGCAAACGGTGATAAGTTCCGCCGATCCGGTCTGTCCGGTGGGCTATCTTAACTTTACCAAGCTCCGACTGTTGCCAAAAGAACGTGCCGAGACGGTAGTAATTAAGAACTCtcttgacttcattgctgattTGAACGAGAGCAGCTACAGCGACCTGAGCGATCCGGACCTGAACGAGACCGAGCTAGAGTTAATCGAGAAAGAAACCAACGCCCGGGTGGCGGTTATGCGGAATTCTTTCAGTAAAGACGATCTTAACAAGATTGACGGTGGCGGTGGTGTATCTCGCAGTAACAGCATAACCAAAGATTGCACTAAGGAATTAGTGCCTCCTCGGTCGCCGGTAAAAATTATAACCAAACGGCTTAGCATAGACAACGGTGGTGAGGAAGGCAGTAGCGGCGGGATCGATTATACTGCTCGAACGAGTACCAACGAATGTGAGCGAGAGAAAGGACCCCTCACGAACCATCCGCGAGCTATAGTCAACTGCAAGGGCTGGATGTGGGTGGCAGGCATTCAGGGTGTAGCGGAGACCTCTAGTCAAGCAATGGAAATCGCACTTGCGTCATTGGAAGGTATGATTTTATATGagtgaaaaaaatgtatttgccaatttttctaaaaCTTACTTTCTACCACCAGATTTGGTAACCTCTAATTCCTTTTCGCTTCGTCAAATTTGCTATATTACTATGTATATGCGTGATATGAACGAATACTCATTTCTGAACGAGATCTATTCCAAAGTGTTTGGGTTTACCAACCCACCGACAAGAGTAAGCTAGTTTTTTATTAGCCGTAGTTGCTATTAATGATTTTTTCGTCTTCGAAGGTATGTGTGGAATGCCCTCTTCCGGAAAACTGCCACGTTGTGCTAGAAGCTGTAGCATACAATCGGGAAAGATCATGTAAGTATACCCATCATTTTTTTCTACGTGGTGAAAATTGAGAAAACATTTCAAAACCGAATATccacaaatatttttaatgtgATTGGCATATCTCCCTAAGCAAGTATCAAAAAGGTAGACGAAATAATTCCAAGAATATAGAGCTACTAGTAGGCAACAATCCACCAGTGGATTTAGTAGCAGTAGTTTCATAAACATTGGCAATTTGCATCTTCTTGCTAACTTACACAATAATGCGAACATTGGAAAGAgccgaaattaaaaatttcatttctttcTCACGGCCAAAACAATTGATCATATTGTTGGAGACTAACGTCAAGCCTTATGCACCCTGACAAGGACTCCTTTATTTTTCCACAGTGAAAATTCGGTTGGTACCTTTTCTTGCCAAGAAAAAAAAGCCAGTGGTAACTTTTCCAAAACTTGTATGTTTATGTGCTTCAATATGGTTGCTcattattaaacataaaaaataataatttatcaaaattttgttaacccttaaatgcgcaatgttgttttaaaacaacactactaaaaacgtttaaaatatatatatttcagtatttttagaaatataattatttagaacagctctctagactctaacgaagaaaacttaactgCTGGAAGTGCTGTATTTTAATGTATTGTTTTTATGTTAGCTGTCAAAATctcagaaacgaaaaaaaacatggcaagatttccgactggtgctgactgtctttgtaaataaattttaaaataaggttagtggttagtgaaaatgtctgaattatcagtaattatactaacaaaaggtcaattttacagttactgttaacaaaagtaattgtttcgactttattctgcgatgaagtcacagtgttgtttaaaaacaacatgataATATTTGCAcaataaaaagtaaatctttcaattttttttatgcatattggttagttttagagcagtaaacctgttaaacaaagattttatgtttttaaatgattttttaatgtcgtgagcatttaagggttaagagCCACCGCGTTTTTTTGCCTTTCATAATGCGTCTGCATCGCATtcaaaaatacatgaaaattacctgctatttttgaattttagctTCTCAAATGACATATGAAAGCGCAGTGAATAATATTTATGAGTTTATTAGTTATTACTCACTTGAAACACTTTCGAGGATGTAGTGCATTCTGGAGAGTATTACCTTCGGAAACTGGGTTTGGAGAAAACATTACACAACCGATTCTTTTTCTACTTTAATGTTTTTATAACCATCTCACGCAAACAAATTTCATCCATACGATGTTTGGCCTACTTAGGTCGCTTACAGCTAAGAACGAAAGCAATATCGTCGTCACTTTCCTCCGTGTCGAACTCGAAGTCGTCGCTTTCGTCGGCGTCGGCAGGGAACTCTGTCAGATAACCAGAATCACAAGCCGATCGCTTACGACATGCAGTTTCCTTCGCAATCAAACATGCTCTCCAGTTCATCAGCTCCCGAGTCAGGGTTGCTATTTCATGGTATGAGTAACCGGTTAATTCTTCCATGGTTTCGGTCCATACCATCTGTACTGGTAGTGACGAACGTGCAGCAGCCAGACAGGCGGAGGCCAACAGCGATGGCCGGATGTTAGTCATTTTGATATCCGTAAGCGTTAGGTCGAGATACTCCAGAACGAGTTCAATTGCTCGAGCGCGCCGTTCGAAAAACGTTTCGTCGCTAATTGACATAGAAAAATCCGATTTTCCTACAACGTTCAACAGCCAAAATTCCGCAAAGGTGGCTGCCGTAGGAATTATCAGGTGCCAGTTGAAAAACTTTAGTAGGAGCACCTCGAGTAGGATGAAATCTGAATAAGGATACTGGTTCCTGACCAATTCATTCATACTGGCTAGCGTTGGAACGTTTGGCTCGTTTTCTTCCATTTTGGCTGCCAGCAGCAAACAGGACAAGGCGACGAGATTTAAACGATTATCATTAATACTGTGGTTGTCCATGAAGGCATCTAAGAGATAGATGGCTGTAATTAAAAACGGTGCAAGCTTTTTTATCGCTTTCCAAAGttgaattataattatttttcaaatacccaAATGAACAGTAGATCTTCGAAGTAGCTCGCATTCTCCGATACTCCGAATAAAATTGACCATCACATCGCGGTACCGCAGTTGTGGTGATGTGTAACGCATCGTAAGTCGATTTAACTCTGTTTCTTGCAAGATCCAGATAATCTCGTCGCTGTACTCGGTGCATTGCTCCCCGAAGTAGAGCAGCTGGTAAACAAAAAAGGCTTAAAAGCTAATCAAAAGTGAACTCCACCAGTATTACATACCGTCGAATTATCGTGAAACTGTATTTCCATATCTTCCCTATTCTTTCTAAGTATTTGGTCTTTATTTTAAAAGCAGAATTTAAGTTCATTCattgcaaaataacaaataaaacgtTTCAATTAACACATTCCACACTGCCATTCGCGATGACGGAAGACTCTGACCGACACGACATTCCTAAGCTGCGAAAGTGTGCCAAAATTTTCACCGTCTTTTATCTGCACGAATGTTGTTTGACCTTTGACAGATGACTGCACGAAAAATTGTAAAAGGACAAAGTCTAAAAAACAGAAGGTACTTGATTATGTGCACAACACACACTGACTTGGGAGCAGGGATGTCACATTACAATCTTATTTGAATTTATAAAAATCTTACTCATCATCTGTAGGTATAAAACACTTCTTtggcatcgcgccatgtttcaagggctaacatctcaacatatgtgtaaacgagatagcatatcaccctctcttttcatacatctttatcttactaCTGACAGCGgtcacaaattaatttgagcccagtacatcagttcattgtcattcactgttactcggtatagggatgccaatggcTCGGTATAAAATCTGCAGATCTTGTGAAAATGTGTAGGAATCTTcggttttaaaaaatatttcaattttaaccTGCATTAACAAAGTTtatttcagtaaaaaaaaatcaaataaaaaaattggctTACCCACTTAAAATACCCACTGGCACCACTGAGTGTTCGATTAGAAAATAATGATAGCtttcacatttttttcgaaaatctcggttcacctaactaAAATTacggcacaaaatatccgtaatctcggtatagtgatagctcggtaatatttgatgccgaaatttcagttaggttgaatcGAGATATACgataaaatgtgacagctgtcattattttattaaccgagcactcagtggtgccattCTCGGCAAACATTACCGAGACCTGGCAATAAATTTTCAAGTGTGTataacttgaataaaagtttgcTACAGAATTGAATGTCTTAAGAAAATCAAAACGAATACTAGAAAATGAATTAGGACACCCAAACGGGATCTCAAAATCAAGCCATGTCCCACCCATTCCACATGTTTGGCGAAATTTATTGTTGATCATCGACAACACCGAATTACGAGTGCTCTAATTCGgtggttttcaacctttttgGTTTCGCGGCCCTTTTTGCTAAACACAAAAAGCTCCGCGGTCCCCTTCGTGAAGCACAGAGAGCTTCGCGACCCCCCCAAAAGAATTTCTGAAACCGCTGCAATTAACCACGCTCGGTTGAGAAAACTGTGATAAATATTTGTATAATAATCCCAGGAAAATTTTTTCTCCGAAACTCGTTTTCCAAAAGATATTTTCCAGAATATGCAGACTTTTGCTCGAAAGGTATTTTACTTTTCCTCcgcaaatttgaaaaaacttaATTCTATACAAACGGTAACACCGTTTGAAATTCGTATCAACGCAGGACggtatttttcatgcttcatCTTCTAATCGATCAAATCGGTTGGTTAGTTTTTGCCTTCGCAATTCACAAAAATTTGAGCCGCCGTTATAACTTCCATAAATTTAGAAACAttgcaaaatgtttgttggCGCCGCAACGTCGAGCCACCCTACAATCTTCGATCGAGAGTGGTATAAATCGTTTCCCGCGCGACGAAAGTGCATCGCTACATAATTGGCGCCATAGCCAGCTCTCTCCCTCTCTTAACTACATTGCTCATTGTTATAAATCCTATAAAAACCCAATCCCCGCCAATATTAGAATAGAGTCAAAGTTAAATTGTTAAAGATAACACCTGATTATTATATCTTCCGAAATCCATTTTAAACCGTTGGCTGTTCGTTCGTTCGATTGCGATAGTTACCCGCGTTACAACCAAAGTTCTCGCAACTTCAtatggtccttcgaaccggattgCGAAAAGTTTCGCCCGGAACCGCGTAGAAAGTGATCGCTAGTGCCCGTGAATTGGCCCCGTTGCCGCTAAATAGTGCTTCTGCCGATCGGCATAATAGTGATCCGAAGAGAGTTTGAGCTAAAGAAGAGACATTTGGACAAAAAGTGCGCGAAATCCACCAAGATGGATCGACTTATCCGCGAACGTAAATCATTAGAACCCCGCCTGAAGCGCATTTCGGAAACAGTGGAAAAAATCCGACCAGAAGCGGTCGACGAAATTGACTTACAAACTGAGTTAGATGCTCTGAGTGAAGTGTGGATGGCCTTTTGCGGCGTACATAAGAAAATTTTGGACCTGTGCGAAGAAGAAAGTGCATACGACGAAGCCATGAGCCGTCAAGGCAAGTTCGAGAGTTGCTATATCGGTCTGAAAACCCGATTATTAAAACTGttgaaaatcgttaaaaatcgcGACCAGCCTGCTCCCTCTGTGCCCTCCCAGCAAGATGTCATCCAGCAATTAGCAGATCAGCAAGCCGAATTTCTTCGCATCATGTCCGCTAACATGGTTTCACCTGCAATGCATGCGGCCGTCATGCCTCCCGATGCATCTCGACTCCCGGACCTGAAGTTGCCCCAGGTGAATATCCCTAAATTTAGTGGAGACTATCTCGAGTGGCAGTCGTTTAAAGATCTTTTCGATAGCTTGGTCGAGCAAAATCCAACGCTAAAAGATAGCCAAAAATTATACTTTTTAAAAACCAACCTCGCTGGTGAGGCGCCTTCTTTAATTTCACACCTTAAAATCGAAGACGCGAATTATAAACCTGCTTTAGAAAAGTTGGCATCCCGGTATGATAAACCCCGTGAAATAGCGAGCAAGCATATACAACGATTTCTATCGCAACCACCGCTTTCGTTTGCCTCTGCCAGTGGCTTGCGAGCACTGCATGACGTGTCAGATGAAGTTCTCCGAGCGCTCAAAGCCATGGCTAGAGAGGATCGTGATACATGGTTGCTTTTTATACTGAGCGAAAAGGTGGATCCCGATACCAAACAGCTATGGTGTCAAAAAATTGCCGAAATGAAGGAAGAAGAGATTACCCTAACGCGTTTTCTAAAATTTGTTGAAGCAAGAAGTTTCGCTTTGCAATCGGCGCATCCGAATAAACCTAAAACATTCGTACCCGCAAAATTTCCTGCTAGAGAAGTAACAAAATTCGTCACGACAAACCCCACATTTTGTGAAGTCTGCTCAGCACAATATCATCACCTATTTCAGTGCGGCAAATTTATTCACATGAGCTATCACGAACGACTAGCTCAAGTAAATCGATTAAAACTGTGCCGAAACTGTCTCAAAACACATCCCGGTAGCAGCTGCAAAGCTGGTTCATGTAGAAAATGTAACTTTCCACATCACACTTTGCTGCATCCACCTATCACTGGTTCACAAACACCAAACACGGCTGAATCATCAACCGATCAGCTACAATCCGCGCAATCATTTATTTCGGCACTAGATTCTGCTGGTGGCCTTGGCTCCGCAAACGTCCTCCTAGCTACAGTGGCTATTAACGTCCTAAATAAAAAAGGGCATCCTCATGCCTGTCGCGCTGTTTTGGATAGCGCATCGCAAGTCAACTTTATCAGTGATAGCCTCCGTAAGCAGCTTGGTATCGACACCTCGCATGCTAATGTGGATCTGGAAGGCATCTCGGCAGCTACCGCTCACGCAGATCGAATTGCAGACATCGTTATCACATCTCGCTGCACGAACTATCGAACCTCCGTGCCTTGCCTTGTATTGGAGagaataacaaaatttctcCCATGCAAACCAGTAAACACTCAAGATTGGCCTATTCCCCTCTCAATACCCCTGGCGGATCCACTATTCCATTGCCCGGGTAAAATAGATGTTCTTCTCGGAACTGAGTTATTCTTTCAGTTGCTTGAGCCCGGCAAAATTGTCCTCAGTCCAGACAACAGGCTACCCATACTACAGAATACAAAGCTCGGATGGGTGATTGCCGGCCGCTATCATGAGTCTAAGCCGTCATATGACTCTCACTCTCCGACCTGTTTGCTAATCTCCGCCAAGGATAATCTTTCTCCGCATAAGCAAACGTTCTGCGAGATAGAGGACAAACGATCAAACGATCATCATCTCACTGATGAGGAACAACGTTGCGAGAAACATTTTACGGAGAATACCATTCGAGATAAGTGCTGTAAATTGGAAGTACGGCTCCCGTTACTATCAGACTCGACTGAACTGGGAGAGTCGAGGCCAATTGTGGAGAAAAGACTTAACCATATCGAAAGAAAGTTGGACCGATATCCATCTCCTAAAGCTAAGCACGATGAATTCATGCATGATTACATTGATCTCGGCCACAAGTTGTTAGTAGAAGAGAACAAGTCACCCAAAAAATGCGTGTATCTCTCACGCTATCGTGAGATTAAAACCACCAGCTCAGCCACAAAATGCCGAGTGGTTTTTGATGCTTATGCTAGAGTTTTGAATGGACTCTCTTTAAAAGACACTCTTATGTGTGACCCAGAAGTACAGGACTCATTGATAAACACTTTGCTTCGTTTTCGTTTGCCACCTGTCGTACTTGCTGGTGATACGAAGCAGATTTATCCTAAGGTTTGGCAGCGtcgtgattttttcaaaattctgtGGAGTTGGTCGAAAGAAGAACCCGGTAAAGAGTATCACTTAAACACAGCAACGTTTGGCACGAAAGGCGCTTTTTATCCGGGCATCAAATGCGTTCAACAGCTTGGCCAACTACAATCGAGACACGGAGTGAAACGCGGCAGGTCTTTGCACCAGCTCAACCCGTTCCTGGATGAAAACGGCCTCGTCAGGGTGGGCGGACGGCTGCAGCAATCGGAATTAAGCGTCGATAAAAGGCATACTGTTTTACTACATCAAAATTCAATACTAACCGCTTCAATACTGTTACATTCTCACCAAGAAAATTTGCACTGTGGTCTGCAGTTACTCTTAGCGTCCGTTCGAGGACGTTTTTGGATACTTCGTGGTATCAGCGCTACTCGCAAGGTGTGTCAAAATTTTGTGGTCTGCGATCGCACTTGGTCAGCTCGTATCGTGCCGCAAATGAGACAACTACCAGCGAATTGTCTTCAACCACTTTTACCCTTCTCCATTACTGGCGTGGACTATGCTGGTCCGGTGGATATTTTTGGCCGCAGAACTGTACCATCCAACAAGTACATCGCTCTGTTTATCTGCTTCGGAACGCGAGCGGCGCATTTAGAAAAGTGGCAGAGATCATCCCTCAATCTGGCCGAAATTGACTTTGTGCTATTCGTCGTTGAAAACGCAAAACCCCAACAGCGGCCCATGGAACGCGTGTTTCTGCTGCATCCTGGAACTGATGGATTTGTGCGAGTAGTTCCATTTAAAATGTCCACCGGAGTATTTCGTCGCGACATCAAAAAGCTTTATCATTTCCCGCTAGATGTAAATGAACTTGTAGCGGGTCGTAATGGAACAGAAATTACTAACCGTAATTTGGTGGGCGGATTATGTTGGCGCCGCAACGTCGAGCCACCCTACAATCTTCGATCGAGAGTGGTATAAATCGTTTCCCGCGCGACGAAAGTGCATCGCTACATAATTGGCGCCATAGCCAGCTCTCTCCCTCTCTTAACTACATTGCTCATTGTTATAAATCCTAT from Wyeomyia smithii strain HCP4-BCI-WySm-NY-G18 chromosome 3, ASM2978416v1, whole genome shotgun sequence encodes the following:
- the LOC129730251 gene encoding cyclin-J, translated to MEIQFHDNSTLLYFGEQCTEYSDEIIWILQETELNRLTMRYTSPQLRYRDVMVNFIRSIGECELLRRSTVHLAIYLLDAFMDNHSINDNRLNLVALSCLLLAAKMEENEPNVPTLASMNELVRNQYPYSDFILLEVLLLKFFNWHLIIPTAATFAEFWLLNVVGKSDFSMSISDETFFERRARAIELVLEYLDLTLTDIKMTNIRPSLLASACLAAARSSLPVQMVWTETMEELTGYSYHEIATLTRELMNWRACLIAKETACRKRSACDSGYLTEFPADADESDDFEFDTEESDDDIAFVLSCKRPK